One genomic segment of Ipomoea triloba cultivar NCNSP0323 chromosome 9, ASM357664v1 includes these proteins:
- the LOC116029439 gene encoding protein transport protein SEC31 homolog B-like, translating to MAFVKVVNRSASASFAPEGPYLAAGTMAGAVDLSFSSSANLDIFKLDFGSDDQQLILAGSVTSSERFNRLSWGKALPNSEQFSLGLIAGGLVDGHIGLWNPRPLISSGANQTGTEATENAFVGHLSKHSGPVHGLEFNAFTPNLLASGADEGEICIWDISRPAEPTHFPPLKGSGSSTQVEISYLSWNSKVQHVLASTSLNGTTVVWDLRKQKPVISFSDSVRRRCSVLQWHPDFATQLIVASDEDSSPALRMWDMRNVMSPVKEFVGHTKGVIAMSWCPIDSSYLLTCAKDNRTICWDVVSGEIVSELPEGTNWNFDVHWYSKCPGVILASSFDGKMGIYNIEGCGRCRAEESASGAASLRAPKWYKRKSGVSFGFGGKLVSFHSTNANDKPSEVCMQNVDTEHGLASRSSDFEAAIQNGQRSSLRILCEKKSQESESGDERETWGFLKVMFEDDGTARTKLLSHLGFSVPVEKEDTTQNEISEQASALGIGESLAGGKEGDNVKKDTMMQLIDNGEDFFNNLPSPKTDTPVSTSASNFATNEAAMGWEEAPLETNGADESDASFDDAVQRVLVVGNYKAAVELCISANKMADALVIAHVGGTSLWESTRDQYLKTSRSSYLKVVFAMVNNDLKSLVNTRPLKSWKETLALFCTFAQQDEWTLLCDTLASRLFAAGETLPATLCYICAGNIDKTIEIWSRTLAEKHDGKSYIDLLQDLMEKTIVFALATGQKRFSATLCKLVEKYAEILASQGLLTTAMEYLKLLGTEELSHELMILRERIALSIEPDKGTVKSMEFDRSQMQTWPAHSPEQTSYGMLDASQQYYPEPQPQLTTSGPSSQYADSYQPSLGPSYKGYVPPAPYQQAPPQTIQQPNIFVPTPAPHIPQGSVAPPPIPAQSTVKPFIPTNPPALKHVEQYQQPTLGSQLYPGSAHPSYPPGPPGPGTYGFNPSPVQTLGQKMPQVVAPSPSARGFTPVTGPAGVQRPSMSPVQPASPTQATVIQPPVAAAAPPPTVQTVDTSNVPGEQKAVVTTLTRLFNETSEALGGQRANPAKKREIEDNSKKLGALFAKLNSGDISKNAAEKLVQLCRALDNGDFGTALQIQVLLTTSDWDECNFWLATLKRMIKMRQSFR from the exons ATGGCGTTTGTTAAGGTTGTCAATAGATCGGCCTCGGCGTCTTTTGCGCCGGAGGGGCCGTACTTGGCGGCCGGGACGATGGCGGGGGCGGTGGATCTGTCATTCAGCTCCTCGGCCAACCTCGACATTTTCAAGCTCGACTTCGGATCAGATGATCAGCAGCTCATCTTGGCCGGCTCGGTTACCAGCTCCGAGCGCTTCAACCGCTTGTCTTGGGGGAAGGCTCTTCCGAATTCCGAGCAGTTTTCTCTCGGCCTCATCGCCGGTGGGCTTGTTGATGGCCACATTGGGCTGTGGAATCCCAGGCCTCTGATCTC CTCTGGTGCAAATCAAACTGGCACTGAAGCTACTGAAAATGCCTTTGTTGGTCACCTTTCAAAGCATAGTGGGCCT GTTCATGGTTTGGAATTTAATGCTTTTACTCCGAATCTCCTTGCTTCTGGTGCTGATGAAGGTGAAATTTGTATATGGGACATTTCACGTCCAGCAGAACCAACTCATTTTCCTCCTCTGAAG GGTAGTGGATCATCAACTCAAGTTGAAATCTCATATTTATCCTGGAATAGCAAAGTTCAACATGTGTTGGCTTCTACATCATTAAATGGCACAACTG TGGTTTGGGATCTTAGGAAGCAGAAGCCGGTCATAAG TTTTTCAGATTCTGTTAGAAGACGGTGCTCTGTTTTGCAGTGGCATCCTGATTTTGCCACTCAGCTTATTGTAGCCTCTGATGAAGATAGTTCACCTGCACTGAGG ATGTGGGATATGCGGAATGTGATGTCTCCGGTGAAAGAGTTCGTAGGACATACTAAGG GTGTCATTGCAATGTCTTGGTGTCCAATTGATAGCTCCTATTTGCTTACTTGTGCAAAAGACAATCGCACTATATGCTGGGATGTTGTTTCTGGTGAG ATTGTCTCTGAACTGCCAGAAGGAACTAATTGGAATTTTGATGTACACTGGTACTCAAAGTGTCCAGGTGTTATATTAGCATCATCTTTTGATGGAAAGATGGGGATTTATAATATTGAG GGTTGTGGTCGATGTCGTGCTGAAGAGAGTGCTTCTGGAGCAG CTTCTTTGAGAGCTCCAAAATGGTACAAACGAAAATCAGGAGTGTCCTTTGGTTTTGGAGGAAAGCTTGTTTCATTTCATTCTACTAATGCTAACGACAAACCATCAGAG GTTTGCATGCAAAATGTAGACACTGAACATGGTTTGGCAAGTCGTTCTTCTGACTTTGAAGCTGCAATTCAGAATGGGCAGAGATCATCACTTAGGATTCTCTGTGAAAAAAAATCTCAGGAATCAGA ATCTGGTGATGAAAGGGAAACATGGGGCTTCCTGAAGGTTATGTTTGAAGATGATGGGACTGCAAGGACAAAACTACTTTCACACCTTGGTTTCAGTGTGCCTGTAGAAAAAGAAGATACTACACAGAATGAGATTTCTGAGCAAGCATCTGCCCTTGGTATTGGGGAAAGTCTTGCTGGTGGTAAAGAAGGGGATAATGTGAAGAAAGACACCATGATGCAACTTATTGATAATGGAGAGGATTTCTTCAACAATCTTCCAAGTCCCAAAACTGATACTCCTGTGTCAACATCTGCAAGTAACTTTGCTACTAATGAAGCTGCCATGGGTTGGGAGGAAGCCCCACTAGAGACTAATGGAGCAGACGAGAGTGATGCATCATTTGATGATGCTGTTCAACGTGTTTTGGTTGTTGGAAACTACAAGGCTGCTGTAGAACTGTGCATATCTGCTAATAAAATGGCAGATGCATTAGTTATTGCACATGTTGGTGGTACTTCCCTGTGGGAAAGCACTCGTGATCAGTACCTGAAGACAAGTCGTTCTTCTTACCTGAAG GTTGTTTTTGCAATGGTTAACAATGATCTCAAAAGCCTTGTGAACACCAGGCCCTTGAAATCGTGGAAAGAAACACTTGCTCTCTTTTGCACT TTTGCTCAGCAAGATGAATGGACTTTGTTGTGTGACACACTTGCTTCAAGACTCTTTGCTGCTGGTGAAACACTTCCAGCAACACTTTGTTATATATGTGCTGGGAATATTGACAAAACAATAGAGATATGGTCAAGGACTTTGGCAGAAAAGCATGATGGAAAATCATATATAGACCTTCTTCAG gaTTTAATGGAAAAGACTATAGTATTTGCATTGGCAACTGGGCAGAAACGGTTTAGTGCTACACTCTGCAAGCTTGTTGAGAAGTATGCTGAAATCTTAGCAAGTCAGGGGCTTTTAACTACAGCCATGGAGTACTTGAAGCTTCTGGGGACTGAGGAACTGTCTCATGAACTGATGATATTACGGGAGCGTATTGCTCTTTCTATTGAACCAG ATAAGGGCACAGTGAAGTCTATGGAATTTGATCGCTCTCAGATGCAAACATGGCCTGCACACTCTCCTGAACAAACAAGTTATGGCATGCTTGATGCATCTCAACAATATTATCCA GAGCCACAACCGCAGCTCACGACGAGTGGTCCTAGCAGTCAATATGCTGATAGTTATCAGCCCTCTCTTGGTCCTTCATACAAGGGATATGTTCCTCCTGCCCCCTACCAGCAAGCACCACCACAAACTATCCAACAACCTAATATATTTGTTCCAACACCTGCTCCTCACATTCCCCAG GGAAGTGTTGCCCCACCACCTATTCCTGCTCAGTCTACTGTGAAACCATTCATTCCAACAAACCCCCCTGCTTTGAAACATGTTGAGCAATATCAGCAGCCAACTTTGGGTTCCCAGTTATACCCT GGATCAGCTCACCCTAGTTATCCACCTGGTCCTCCTGGGCCTGGCACATACGGCTTTAACCCATCTCCAGTCCAAACTCTTGGACAGAAGATGCCCCAGGTTGTTGCACCTTCACCAAGTGCTAGAGGGTTTACTCCAGTCACTGGTCCTGCTGGAGTTCAGAGACCCAGTATGAGCCCAGTGCAACCTGCCAGCCCTACTCAAGCTACAGTAATCCAACCTCCTGTAGCTGCTGCCGCTCCTCCACCCACAGTGCAGACAGTTGACACTTCTAATGTCCCTG gtgagcaaaaggcTGTTGTAACAACTTTGACAAGACTCTTCAATGAGACATCAGAAGCATTGGGAGGGCAAAGGGCAAATCCAGCTAAGAAACGCGAGATTGAGGATAATTCAAAGAAGTTAGGGGCATTATTTGCTAAACTTAACAGTGGAGATATATCAAAGAATGCTGCAGAAAAGCTTGTACAGCTCTGTCGGGCTTTGGACAATGGTGACTTCGGTACTGCCCTTCAGATTCAG GTACTTCTAACAACCAGTGATTGGGATGAGTGCAACTTTTGGTTAGCAACACTTAAGCGAATGATCAAGATGAGGCAGAGCTTTAGATAA
- the LOC116030845 gene encoding serine/threonine-protein kinase-like protein At3g51990, protein MGYLSCKAESAISVSNSSSPRKANQTKNDQEREKPIKIQEFNYSDLEAATDGFSDQKLLGRGSHGLVYKGVLRTGRLVAIKKSSRGSTPKLLPSYAADNSNEVENEIHILSRLQSPRLVNLVGFTNDDSRDRLLVVEFMANGTLYDVLHSNPRPPTWGRRLKFALQIAKAVETLHSLSPPVIHRDIKSANVLIDRSFNARLGDFGLALRCHGDDYRLRSTPPAGTMGYLDPCYVTPDNLSTKTDVFSFGILLLEIISGRKAIDVAYSPPSVVDWAIPLIRRGKLLAIFDPRIPPPKDPLVRKQLGVVAAKCVRSCRERRPSMKEVGECLSELSKLVPLHSWNGFTNPCMMVEAVGVGRPVESMAPLRNSHRVNSDLGYRSNLMDLMAGVDEASDFRGDDDRLKRKFKSSSRSSSLRYENGKFIGSRSNQSLIRGNDKGHV, encoded by the coding sequence ATGGGTTATCTATCATGTAAAGCCGAATCAGCCATTTCAGTCTCCAATTCAAGCAGTCCCAGAAAAGCCAACCAAACCAAGAATGatcaagagagagagaagcccATCAAAATCCAAGAATTCAACTACAGTGATCTCGAAGCCGCCACCGATGGGTTCTCCGACCAGAAGCTCCTGGGGAGAGGCAGCCATGGGCTTGTCTACAAAGGGGTCCTGCGAACCGGGCGTTTGGTGGCCATTAAGAAGTCCTCAAGAGGCTCCACTCCGAAGCTATTGCCCTCCTATGCCGCCGACAACTCTAACGAGGTCGAAAACGAAATCCATATTTTGTCCAGATTACAGAGCCCCAGGCTCGTGAATCTTGTCGGGTTCACCAACGATGATTCCCGCGACCGCCTTTTGGTCGTGGAGTTTATGGCTAATGGGACTTTGTACGATGTTCTCCACTCTAATCCTCGCCCGCCCACTTGGGGGAGAAGGCTTAAATTCGCATTGCAAATTGCAAAAGCAGTTGAGACCCTTCATTCCTTGAGTCCTCCTGTGATTCACCGCGATATTAAGTCCGCTAATGTGTTGATAGACCGTAGTTTCAATGCTAGGTTGGGCGATTTCGGGTTGGCTCTGAGATGCCATGGAGATGATTATAGGTTAAGATCCACCCCGCCCGCGGGGACCATGGGTTATTTGGATCCGTGTTATGTGACCCCAGACAATTTGAGTACCAAGACTGATGTTTTCAGCTTTGGGATTTTGTTATTGGAGATTATAAGCGGGAGGAAGGCTATTGATGTGGCGTATTCGCCGCCTTCCGTGGTGGATTGGGCAATTCCCTTGATTAGGAGAGGGAAATTGTTGGCGATTTTCGACCCGAGGATCCCGCCCCCTAAGGATCCTCTGGTGAGGAAGCAGTTGGGGGTCGTGGCGGCCAAATGTGTGAGGTCTTGTAGGGAGAGGAGGCCGAGTATGAAGGAGGTTGGGGAGTGTCTAAGCGAGTTGAGTAAATTGGTTCCTTTGCATTCTTGGAATGGTTTTACCAATCCTTGCATGATGGTTGAGGCCGTGGGAGTGGGAAGGCCCGTGGAGTCGATGGCGCCCTTAAGGAATTCGCATAGAGTTAACTCCGACTTGGGGTATCGAAGCAATTTGATGGATTTAATGGCGGGAGTTGATGAGGCGTCTGATTTTCGAGGAGATGATGATAGGCTTAAGCGGAAGTTCAAGTCCTCAAGCAGGAGTTCTAGTTTGAGATATGAAAATGGCAAGTTCATTGGTAGCAGAAGCAATCAGTCTTTGATTCGGGGCAACGATAAAGGTCACGTTTAA